A stretch of the Cyprinus carpio isolate SPL01 chromosome B4, ASM1834038v1, whole genome shotgun sequence genome encodes the following:
- the LOC122137163 gene encoding gastrula zinc finger protein XlCGF8.2DB-like, whose product MMIQETFRVKHEDTEEQTDLMALKEESQELNGTQEKDQNEKHRDFKAEENIICSQCGKCFTQKKNLNVHMRVHTGERPYTCKLCGKSFSVSGNLKNHMRSHTGEKPFVCDQCGKSFKQKKLLNGHMRVHTGERPFTCDQCGKSFRYKENLNYHMMIHSRENSFKCRQCKRSFSDIKHLKNHVKIHIGEKLFMCHHCGKSLTNNANLEDHLRIHTGEKPFSCPQCGKSFRLKGNLKTHMRIYTGEKPFTCDQFLI is encoded by the exons atgatgattcaagaaacattcagagtcaaacatgaagatactgaggaacaaacag ACCTGATGGcgctgaaagaggagagtcaagaactgAATGGAACTCAAGAGAAAGATCAAAATGAGAAACAtcgtgatttcaaagctgaagaaaatataatatgctctcagtgtggaaagtgttttacacagaaaaaaaaccttaacgtccacatgagagttcacactggagagagaccttacacctgcaaactgtgtgggaaaAGTTTCTCAGTAAGTGGAAATCTTAAAAATCACATGAgaagtcacactggagagaagccatttgtgtgtgatcagtgtggaaagagttttaaacagaaaaaactCCTTAATggccacatgagagttcacactggagagagaccattcacatgtgatcagtgtggaaagagtttcagatacAAAGAAAACCTTAATTATCACATGATGATTCATTCAAGAGAGAACAGTTTTAAATGTCGTCAGTGTAAAAGAAGTTTCTCAGACATTAAACACCTTAAGAATCATGTTAAAATTCACATCGGAGAAAAGCTTTTCatgtgccatcactgtggaaagagtttaaCAAACAATGCAAACCTTGAGGATCActtgagaattcacactggagagaaacctttcagctgccctcagtgtggaaagagtttcaggcTCAAAGGAAACTTAAAGACTCACATGAGGATttacactggagagaagccgttcacatgtgatcagtttCTCATATAA